The following are encoded together in the Lathyrus oleraceus cultivar Zhongwan6 chromosome 3, CAAS_Psat_ZW6_1.0, whole genome shotgun sequence genome:
- the LOC127126315 gene encoding zinc finger AN1 and C2H2 domain-containing stress-associated protein 11, giving the protein MGTPQFPDLGKHCTVSDCRLIDFLPFTCDRCNQVYCLEHRSYIKHHCTKPNKQDVTVVICPLCAKSVRLIPDQDPNILWEHHVNTDCDPSNYEKVTKKKKCPTQGCRETLVFSNTIKCRDCEVEHCLKHRFGPDHKCPGPKKLETSFSFMSLLNLSSGTSSKEESKSNSTWSNWTSGLLELASNLSGKNQVEKCPLCDATFSSVTSLVDHAKIVHEGSSIKRNGVKKVSISACPKCSKGFLDPNSLVEHVERDHGGSS; this is encoded by the exons ATGGGGACTCCACAATTCCCAGATCTAGGCAAGCATTGTACAGTTTCCGATTGCAGACTCATCGATTTCTTACCCTTCACTTGCGATCGCTGTAATCAG GTATATTGTTTGGAGCACCGAAGTTATATAAAACATCATTGTACAAAACCCAACAAACAAGATGTCACTGTTGTTATATGTCCACTTTGTGCCAAAAGTGTTCGATTAATTCCAGACCAAGATCCAAACATATTATGGGAACATCATGTCAACACAGATTGCGACCCATCAAATTACGAAAAAGTCACAAAAAAGAAAAAGTGCCCTACCCAAGGATGCAGAGAGACACTAGTTTTCTCAAACACAATCAAGTGTAGAGACTGTGAGGTAGAACATTGTTTGAAGCACAGGTTTGGACCTGATCATAAATGTCCCGGACCCAAAAAGTTGGAAACTAGTTTTTCATTTATGAGTCTTTTGAATTTGAGTAGTGGTACTAGTAGTAAAGAAGAATCGAAATCCAATTCAACTTGGTCGAATTGGACTTCAGGCCTTCTTGAGTTGGCTTCTAATTTGAGTGGAAAAAATCAAGTGGAGAAATGTCCACTTTGTGATGCAACGTTTTCATCGGTTACTAGTTTGGTAGATCATGCCAAAATAGTTCATGAAGGAAGTAGCATTAAGCGAAATGGGGTAAAGAAGGTGTCGATTTCTGCATGTCCTAAGTGTAGTAAAGGTTTTCTTGATCCGAATTCTCTTGTGGAGCATGTTGAGAGAGATCATGGTGGTAGTTCTTGA